CAACACCCCGCGCGACGCTTGCTCAATACGCTGGCGCAAGCCGGCGTAGGTTGGAGCGAAAATGACGATGCGGACACTGACGACTTGTTCAAATATGCTGAAAAGGCCGTCAATCGGGTGCTCGATGAATTCGATTCCGATATTCGCATTTTCGAATCCGTACTTGAGGATTTCGAGCGTTATCTGGCCGGTGAACAATCCGCCGTGCAATCGCACGAAGTGGAATCTATTGAAACCGCGCAGCGGCAAGAGACGAGTGAAATTGGCAAGGCTGCGGCGAATGTGGCCATCCAGCAAGTGCTGGAGGGTCATACCATACCGCCCGGCGTAGCCGAATTTTTACGCAAGTCGTGGCGAAACCTGCTGGTTGGCATCTACGTGAGCCAAGGGAGCGAATCCGAACTCTGGAGTCGTGCACTGAACATCGCTTCAACGCTGGTGTGGAGTTTGCTGCCCAAGCAAACGAAAGAACTGCGTGCGCAGCTTCTGGCCAGCCTGCCGAACCTGCTGCAAGGCTTGAATCAGGGGATGGATCACTTGAGCTTATCCCAGGAGCAACGCGATGCGCTGTTGCAGGAATTGGCCATTGAACACCGCCGGCTGGTAACGGCTCCGCTACCCCCCGAAAGCGGGCTTTATGTTGCCGCGCCGGTCAGCGAAGCGGTATCTACGACACCGGTGCCGAATTCGGATTGGGACGGGATCCGGAGCGAAACCGACGCAGCAGAGACTGCGCCCGACATTCAACTCAATGCCGACACGGATGAGACTGAAACCGCACCTCAACCCGGTGAAAATCTGGAGGCTGAGACCGTGGCACCTGCTGCGGTTGATCTTTCTGATCGCATGGCTTTCATCGTCCGCAAGACTGAGGAAATCCGTCGAATGATTTCAGAAGCTTCGGGGATAACCGAGGCATCGGACGAGCCGTCGGGAAAACCCGAAGATGATGAGTTTTCCGAGCGTGCCGAGAACATGCAGGAAGGAACCTGGTTGGAGTGGGTCGACACGGAAGTGGGCGACCGTCGCATGAAGCTTTCCTGGCGTAGTGCGATCAGCGGAAAGTATTTTTTCGTCAATCGCCGTGGCTTGAAGGCCGCCGAGATGACGGTTCCCGAATTGGCCGGCGCTCTGCGCAACGACAAGGTGCGCGTCATCGATCAGGCAGCGGTCATCGATAAGGCGTTGGTGAATGCGCTCGACAGCCTCGGTGTGAACTGACCAACGGATACGCTTTGTGTGTGTCTGGATAGGGTATCAATCGACCCGTATCCGTCAGCGGATGTGTTTACCTGATGAGCCGGTCGAGCCTGGCGGAACCGTCGCGAGCCGCGTGGAAAAGAACCCATGATCGCTGCGTCGATTCTTTCCTGGCCTGACTGGGCCTGGGATAAAAGGGACTGTCTGCCCCCCCCGCTGTATCACGCGCTCAATGCATTTCGAGTTTGCCTAATTCTTCCAGCACCGCGAGCACCAATGATTCGCCCTGGGCGCTCATGCCCTTGAGCAGAACGTCTGGGTTGCGTTCGCCTTCGACCAGCCGACGCATGAGCCCACCCATGCGACCCATGTCGCCGCCGACCTGGGTCATCTGTTCGGCCATTTGCGCCAGCAACTCCAATGCCTGCACGTCGCCGCGGGTGCAGGCGTGAATCATCCCGGCCAGCCCGGGTGCGGCCAGTACCGGGTCCGGTTTGGCGGTGGGGTCGGGCAGGCTGTGCGGGTCTTGCAGGCCGCGCAGGATCGCTTCGACGATGACGCTGTCCTCCTCGTCCAGCTGGGCGAACAGACTCATGTCGCGCGAGCCATTCAGAATACGGCGAATCGCGGCGACCAATGCGCCCCAGCCGTTTTCTTCACTGGTACGCAGCAGTTGGTCGACCGGAGCGCGTAGCTGCGGGTTCTGCGTAGCCTGGACAACGCTCACGATGAGGGCGGCATGGGCCTGGACGATCTGTTGTTGACGGGGCGGTAGCTGGCTCATGTGGCTGATCTCCTTACAAAGCGCCAATGCGCGCGTGTTGTTCCTGCAGACGGGCGATGGTGCTTTCCATCTCGCTGACGCGCTTGCGCTCCTGTTCGACGACTTCCACGGGAGCACGTTCGACGAAATTGGCGTTGTCGAGCTTGGCGCGACAGCGTGACAGGTTGACTTCGAGCTTGCCAATCTCGCGTGTGAGGCGTTCGAGTTCGGCGTCTTTGTCGATGAGGCCGGCCAGTGGAATCAGCACGCGCATGTCGCCGACCAGCGCCATCGCGGATTCCGGGGCTGTCGCCGCGTCGTCCAGATAATCGATGCTTTGCAGACGAGCCAGGCTGTCGAGGAACGCTCGGTTGGCCGTGCACAGGCGGCGGTCGTCGTCGCCATGCCCGGCGAGCAGCACCGGCAGTGGCTTGCCGGGCGCGATGTCCATTTCCGCGCGGATGCGGCGCACGCCGAGGATGAAGGTCTGCACCCAGTCCATGTCCTTTTCCGCAAGCGGATCGAGCCTGGTGTCGTCGGCTTCGGGGTAGGGCTGGAGCAGGATGGTGTCGCCGGCGCGGCCGGCCAGCGGCGCGACCGTCTGCCAGATTTCCTCGGTGAGGTAGGGCATGATCGGGTGCAGCAGGCGCAGCAGCGCTTCCAGCACGCGCACCAGCGTGCGTCGGGTGCCGCGCTTGGCGTCGTCCGCGGCTGATGCGTCGGTGAGTACGGTCTTGGCCAGTTCCAGATACCAGTCGCAGTAGATGTGCCAGGTGAAATCGTAGAGCGCACGGGCCAGCAGGTCGAAGCGGTAGCCGGCGAAGTGGCCGGCGACCTCGGCCTCAACGCGCTGCAGACGCGAGATCACCCAGCGGTCGGCCAGCGATAGCGTGATCGGCGCCTGCGCGTCCAGGCCCGTATCCTGACCTTCGGTGTTCATCAGGACGTAGCGCGCGGCATTCCACAGCTTGTTGCAGAAGTTGCGGTTGCCCTCGATGCGTGCGAGGTCGAAGCGCACGTCACGCCCGGTCGAGGCCAGCGCGGCGAAGGTGAAGCGCAGCGCGTCCGTGCCGAAGGCGGGAATGCCGTCGGGATAGTCGCGTCGGGTCGCCTTGGCGATCTGTTTGGCCTTTTGCGGCTGCATCAGCCCGCGCGTGCGCTTGGCGAGCAGTTCGTCGAGCGTAATGCCGTCGATCAGGTCGATGGGATCGAGCACGTTGCCCTTGGACTTGGACATTTTCTGGCCTTCGGCGTCACGCACCAGGCCGTGTACGTAAACCTCGTGGAAGGGTACGTCGCCCATGAACTTGAGGCCCATCATGATCATGCGGGCGACCCAGAAGAAAATGATGTCGAAGCCGGTGACCAGCACGCTGGTCGGATAGTAGCGCTTGAGTTCATCGGTGCTGTCCGGCCAGCCGAGGGTGGAGAAGGGCCACAGCGCGGAGGAAAACCAGGTGTCGAGTACGTCCTCGTCCTGGCGTAGCGCGAGGTCGGCAGGCAGGGCGTATTTTGCCCGGGCGGCGGCTTCGTCGTGGGCGACGTAAATCGTGCCTTCGGCGTCGTACCAGGCCGGCACGCGATGGCCCCACCAGAGCTGGCGCGAGATGCACCAGTCCTCGATGTTGTTCATCCACTCGTAGTAGGTTTTGTCCCAGTTCTCGGGGACGAACTTGATGCGCCCGTCGCGCACGGCTTCGATGGCGGGTTTGGCCAGCGGCGCGGCCTTCACGTACCACTGGTCGGTGAGATAGGGTTCGATTACGCTGCCGGAGCGATCGCCTCGCGGCACCATGAGCGTGTGGTCGTCGATGCGCTCCAGCAGACCGAGCGCTTCGAAGTCGGCGATCACGCGCTGGCGCGCCTCGAAGCGGTCGAGACCGCGATAGGCTTCGGGCGCCGCGTCGTTGATATGCGCATCGGGGGTGAAGACGTTGATCAGCGGCAGGTCGTGACGCTGGCCGACCGCGTAGTCGTTGAAGTCGTGCGCGGGAGTGATCTTGACGCAGCCGGTGCCGAATTCGGGGTCGACATATTCGTCGGCGATGATGGGAATGCGCCGCCCGGTCAGCGGCAGTTCGATCGTCTGACCGATGAGCTCGACGTAGCGGGCATCGGCCGGGTGCACGGCCACCGCCGTGTCGCCGAGCAGGGTTTCCGGGCGCGTGGTGGCGACCACCAGATGACCGTCGCCGGAACTGAGCGGGTAGCGCAGATGCCAGAGATGGCCTTGTTCTTGTTCGGAGACGACTTCGAGGTCGGAGATGGCGGTGTGCAGCACCGGGTCCCAGTTGACCAGGCGTTTACCGCGGTAGATCAGCCCTTCGTCGAACAGACGCACGAAGACCTCGGTGACGGCGGCAGACAACCCGGCGTCCATGGTGAAGCGTTCGCGGCTCCAGTCCAGCGAGGCGCCCATGCGGCGCAGTTGGCGGGTGATGTTGCCGCCGGATTCGTGCTTCCACTGCCACACGCGGTCGAGAAATTCCTCGCGTCCGAGGTCGTGGCGGGTGACACCCTGCTCGTTGAGCTGGCGCTCGACAATCATTTGCGTGGCGATACCAGCGTGGTCGGTGCCGGCCTGCCAGAGGGTGTCGTCGCCGCGCATGCGATGGTACCGGATCAGCGCATCCATCAGCGTGTCCTGGAACGCATGCCCCATGTGCAGCGTGCCGGTTACGTTGGGCGGCGGGATCATGATGCAGTAGGGTGCCCCCTCGCCCTTGGGCGCGAAGTAGCCGCGGTTTTCCCAGGTTTCATACCAGTGGCGTTCGATCGCGTGCGGGTCGTAGGTCTTTTCCATGTTGTCAGTATGTCCGGCGGCGGGTCTGAAAAGCCGTCGATTATACCGACGCTGCGCAACAGTGCCGAGCCGTATGCAGGAGTGAGAGCAAATCCGGCTGATGTGCCGCACCCGCATGGGCGAAGCGTGTAAACTTCACGGCTTCAAATTTGCTCCCAATCAACCCTCGATCCAGAATTCCGCCATGCTTGACATCAAACGCCTGCGCAACGACCCCGAGGGCATTGCCCGACTTCTCGCCCGCCGTGGTTTCGTGTTCGACCTGGACCGCTTCAACACGCTCGAAAGTGAGCGCAAGCGTCTGCAGGTCGAAACCCAGGAACTGCAGAATCTGCGCAACACACGGTCCAAGGCCATCGGCCAGGCCAAGGCCCGGGGCGAGGACGTGCAGCCACTGCTCGACGAGGTGGCCGATCTGGGCGGTCGCCTGGAGACGGCCAAGACGGCCTCCGAGACCGTGCAGGCGGCGCTCGACGAAATGCTCTCCGGTGTGCCGAATCTGCCGCACGACTCCGTGCCCG
This genomic stretch from Acidihalobacter ferrooxydans harbors:
- a CDS encoding DUF1631 domain-containing protein, which translates into the protein MQALVRRCRRWVFKRADKAESNAQQEMYFDAMREARHKSKSLESDFITGVLKAFEQLFSPAVLRHRDHSNAGDFGELSLLETDVLEERLAMDGMTGKAQRIYENELHSITHRLATLAKRTDALKEDELPIGPKVLCRAFSEAAAALEMPIQPKLVLYKLFEQDVLGNLGEFYAAFDESLRKAGVLPDLRVADRPGASGYCRARRSAAQRRVPERAVDRGLMGEGAVADVEMDELTHALTNFLHSARLASPGMKVEVDDLPGPISSGSPLIAGADIVNALSQLQHMRTQGEPAPIAAGFLKQEVRRTVAQHGTDAQTLATVDENTIDIVAIMFGFVLDDPDLPTVFKSLIARLQIPLLKVALMDREFLTHRQHPARRLLNTLAQAGVGWSENDDADTDDLFKYAEKAVNRVLDEFDSDIRIFESVLEDFERYLAGEQSAVQSHEVESIETAQRQETSEIGKAAANVAIQQVLEGHTIPPGVAEFLRKSWRNLLVGIYVSQGSESELWSRALNIASTLVWSLLPKQTKELRAQLLASLPNLLQGLNQGMDHLSLSQEQRDALLQELAIEHRRLVTAPLPPESGLYVAAPVSEAVSTTPVPNSDWDGIRSETDAAETAPDIQLNADTDETETAPQPGENLEAETVAPAAVDLSDRMAFIVRKTEEIRRMISEASGITEASDEPSGKPEDDEFSERAENMQEGTWLEWVDTEVGDRRMKLSWRSAISGKYFFVNRRGLKAAEMTVPELAGALRNDKVRVIDQAAVIDKALVNALDSLGVN
- a CDS encoding valine--tRNA ligase, encoding MEKTYDPHAIERHWYETWENRGYFAPKGEGAPYCIMIPPPNVTGTLHMGHAFQDTLMDALIRYHRMRGDDTLWQAGTDHAGIATQMIVERQLNEQGVTRHDLGREEFLDRVWQWKHESGGNITRQLRRMGASLDWSRERFTMDAGLSAAVTEVFVRLFDEGLIYRGKRLVNWDPVLHTAISDLEVVSEQEQGHLWHLRYPLSSGDGHLVVATTRPETLLGDTAVAVHPADARYVELIGQTIELPLTGRRIPIIADEYVDPEFGTGCVKITPAHDFNDYAVGQRHDLPLINVFTPDAHINDAAPEAYRGLDRFEARQRVIADFEALGLLERIDDHTLMVPRGDRSGSVIEPYLTDQWYVKAAPLAKPAIEAVRDGRIKFVPENWDKTYYEWMNNIEDWCISRQLWWGHRVPAWYDAEGTIYVAHDEAAARAKYALPADLALRQDEDVLDTWFSSALWPFSTLGWPDSTDELKRYYPTSVLVTGFDIIFFWVARMIMMGLKFMGDVPFHEVYVHGLVRDAEGQKMSKSKGNVLDPIDLIDGITLDELLAKRTRGLMQPQKAKQIAKATRRDYPDGIPAFGTDALRFTFAALASTGRDVRFDLARIEGNRNFCNKLWNAARYVLMNTEGQDTGLDAQAPITLSLADRWVISRLQRVEAEVAGHFAGYRFDLLARALYDFTWHIYCDWYLELAKTVLTDASAADDAKRGTRRTLVRVLEALLRLLHPIMPYLTEEIWQTVAPLAGRAGDTILLQPYPEADDTRLDPLAEKDMDWVQTFILGVRRIRAEMDIAPGKPLPVLLAGHGDDDRRLCTANRAFLDSLARLQSIDYLDDAATAPESAMALVGDMRVLIPLAGLIDKDAELERLTREIGKLEVNLSRCRAKLDNANFVERAPVEVVEQERKRVSEMESTIARLQEQHARIGAL